A single region of the Solwaraspora sp. WMMD406 genome encodes:
- a CDS encoding TIGR03086 family metal-binding protein, translating into MDVVKLNRRAVSVSADIVAAFGDDALAAPTPCAQWDVRRLLAHMTAQHNGFAAAARGAGSDDAVWAEEPLDDPRDAYGASAQRVLAAFDEPGVLDRMFVLPEIRRDSGFPGRMAIAFHLLDYLVHGWDVGAAVGAPPAFDDELVAAGLEVTRRFVPDGPARSLPGAAFAPPVPPVAGWSDQERLLALLGRSPSWPN; encoded by the coding sequence ATGGACGTCGTGAAGCTGAACCGCCGCGCCGTATCGGTCAGCGCGGACATCGTCGCCGCGTTCGGCGACGATGCGCTGGCCGCGCCCACCCCGTGCGCGCAGTGGGACGTACGCCGGCTGCTGGCACACATGACCGCGCAGCACAACGGCTTCGCCGCCGCCGCTCGTGGTGCGGGATCTGACGACGCGGTGTGGGCGGAGGAACCGCTGGACGATCCGCGCGACGCGTACGGCGCCTCGGCGCAGCGGGTGCTCGCGGCGTTCGACGAACCCGGGGTGCTGGACCGCATGTTCGTCCTGCCCGAGATTCGGCGCGACAGCGGCTTTCCGGGCCGAATGGCGATCGCCTTCCACCTGCTCGACTACCTGGTGCACGGCTGGGACGTCGGCGCCGCGGTCGGCGCACCGCCGGCTTTCGACGACGAACTCGTCGCCGCCGGTCTGGAGGTGACCCGGCGGTTCGTCCCGGACGGTCCGGCCCGGAGCCTGCCCGGCGCGGCGTTCGCGCCACCCGTCCCGCCGGTGGCGGGCTGGTCCGACCAGGAACGTCTGCTGGCCCTGCTCGGTCGCTCCCCGTCCTGGCCGAACTGA
- a CDS encoding adenylosuccinate lyase family protein has protein sequence MTGHTSDQPGTDAGLLSPSWAAAGVHPLLSDEAWVAAMVEVEVALATVQARLGVVPPSAAEAIARTAAATSLDVTAIAHRATGAANPVVVLVQEFTRAVAQTDPSAAEYVHRGGTSQDILDSAAMLLAGRVLDRIDADLVRIAGSLAALAAGHRDTPMAGRTLTQHAAPVTFGLKAAGWLTLVLDAVDRVRRVRAGLPVQLGGAAGTLSAYQAYAGSAGGAGTSGAGHGMTLMAGLAGELGLAEPAAPWHTQRTPLADLGWVASVVTGALGKLAVDVLGMSRTEVGEVAEPTGEDRGVSSAMPQKRNPVLATVIVAAARQVPAYSLVLAQSMLAEDERAAGGWQSEWQPLREVLRLAAGAATAGVELAAGLSVFPQRMAANLNLTGGAIVSERLNVELAPLLGKAVAKKLLARISREAAATGKPFAELLAVAPELDGRFADARVADELLDPANYLGAADEIVARVLRRHQYTNAQGHEDR, from the coding sequence ATGACCGGACACACATCTGACCAACCGGGTACGGACGCCGGGCTGCTCAGCCCGTCGTGGGCCGCCGCCGGGGTGCACCCGCTGCTGTCCGACGAGGCCTGGGTCGCGGCGATGGTCGAGGTCGAGGTCGCCCTGGCCACGGTGCAGGCCCGGCTCGGGGTGGTGCCACCGTCGGCGGCCGAGGCCATCGCCCGGACGGCGGCGGCGACGTCTCTCGACGTCACCGCGATCGCCCACCGGGCCACCGGCGCCGCGAACCCGGTCGTCGTGCTGGTGCAGGAGTTCACCCGGGCGGTCGCGCAAACCGATCCGTCGGCGGCCGAGTACGTCCACCGTGGAGGCACCAGCCAGGACATCCTCGACTCCGCGGCGATGCTGCTGGCCGGCCGGGTCCTGGACCGGATCGACGCCGACCTGGTCCGGATCGCCGGATCGTTGGCGGCGCTGGCCGCCGGACACCGGGACACCCCGATGGCCGGGCGTACCCTCACCCAACACGCGGCACCGGTCACCTTCGGGCTCAAGGCGGCGGGCTGGCTCACCCTCGTCCTCGACGCCGTCGACCGGGTCCGGCGGGTACGGGCCGGTCTGCCGGTGCAACTGGGCGGTGCGGCGGGCACGCTCTCCGCCTACCAGGCGTACGCCGGTTCAGCCGGCGGCGCCGGCACCAGCGGCGCTGGTCACGGGATGACGCTCATGGCGGGCCTGGCCGGCGAACTCGGGCTGGCCGAGCCCGCCGCGCCGTGGCACACCCAGCGGACGCCGCTGGCCGACCTCGGCTGGGTGGCGAGTGTGGTGACCGGCGCGCTCGGCAAACTCGCGGTCGACGTGCTCGGCATGTCGCGCACCGAGGTGGGCGAAGTCGCCGAGCCGACCGGGGAGGACCGTGGCGTCTCCTCGGCCATGCCCCAGAAACGTAACCCGGTCCTGGCGACGGTGATCGTCGCGGCGGCACGTCAGGTGCCGGCGTACTCGCTGGTGCTCGCCCAGAGCATGCTCGCCGAGGACGAACGCGCGGCCGGTGGCTGGCAGTCCGAGTGGCAGCCGTTGCGCGAGGTCCTGCGATTGGCCGCCGGCGCCGCCACCGCCGGCGTCGAGCTGGCCGCCGGCTTGTCGGTCTTCCCGCAGCGGATGGCCGCCAACCTCAACCTCACCGGCGGTGCCATCGTCTCGGAACGACTCAACGTGGAGCTCGCTCCACTGCTGGGCAAGGCCGTGGCCAAGAAGCTGCTCGCCCGGATCTCCCGCGAGGCGGCTGCCACCGGCAAGCCGTTCGCCGAGCTGCTGGCCGTGGCGCCCGAGCTCGACGGTCGGTTCGCCGACGCCCGGGTGGCCGACGAGCTGCTGGACCCCGCCAACTATCTGGGCGCAGCCGACGAGATCGTCGCGCGCGTGCTGCGCCGTCATCAGTACACCAACGCGCAGGGACATGAGGATCGATGA
- a CDS encoding FAD-dependent oxidoreductase codes for MKVVVVGAGLGGLTAAAGLAKAGIDVTVLEAQDRVGGRTHGIEVAPGNWVDAGAAYLGERHTELLASLAEAGLKTTPTGMSGDSTFAVSASQSAAPTTRSGRFPPLSAVALGSMFDLLDELTATVRVDAPWLTPNAAELDATTAEQWADRHLTHPDARRFFPLFLGEMMAADPADVSVLHMAFYLRSGGGLRYLNAFEGGAQEERVAGGAHQLCESLAERLGERVRLGEPVTAIDQDADGVTVRTSGGAYRADRVVVALPPLLADAIRYEPALPAPRSTAATAPGCAVKVHLIYPSPLWRQAGLSGWSVSAQGPLLSTVDDSPEGGVGVLTGFVTGAAARDYGALPFAEQREAALAQARLLFPRLPEPIGFFVTDWVNAEYSRGCYAALLGPGDWTRVGPDLARAHQRVHFAGTETSTEFFGLMEGAIRSGHRVVSEILALN; via the coding sequence ATGAAGGTCGTCGTGGTCGGCGCGGGACTCGGCGGTCTGACCGCCGCGGCCGGCTTGGCGAAGGCCGGGATCGACGTGACCGTGCTGGAGGCCCAGGACCGGGTCGGTGGCCGGACCCACGGTATCGAGGTGGCCCCCGGCAACTGGGTCGACGCCGGCGCCGCCTACCTGGGTGAGAGGCACACCGAACTGCTGGCGTCGCTGGCCGAGGCGGGTCTAAAGACCACGCCGACCGGCATGTCCGGGGACAGCACCTTCGCCGTCTCCGCGTCTCAGTCCGCCGCGCCGACGACCCGCTCCGGCCGGTTTCCGCCGCTCAGCGCGGTCGCTCTCGGCTCCATGTTCGATCTCCTCGACGAACTGACGGCCACGGTGCGGGTGGACGCGCCATGGCTCACGCCCAACGCCGCCGAGTTGGACGCGACCACCGCCGAGCAGTGGGCCGACCGCCATCTCACCCACCCGGACGCGAGAAGGTTCTTCCCGCTGTTCCTCGGCGAGATGATGGCCGCCGACCCGGCCGACGTGTCGGTGCTGCACATGGCGTTCTACCTGCGGTCGGGTGGCGGCCTCAGATATCTCAACGCGTTCGAGGGCGGCGCGCAGGAGGAACGGGTCGCCGGTGGCGCCCACCAACTGTGCGAGTCACTCGCCGAGCGGCTCGGCGAGCGGGTGCGGTTGGGGGAGCCGGTCACCGCCATCGATCAGGACGCCGACGGGGTGACGGTACGGACGAGTGGTGGCGCCTACCGCGCCGACCGGGTCGTGGTGGCCCTGCCTCCGCTGCTGGCGGACGCGATCAGGTACGAACCCGCGCTCCCGGCGCCCCGTTCCACCGCCGCGACGGCTCCCGGCTGTGCGGTCAAGGTGCACCTGATCTATCCGAGTCCGTTGTGGCGGCAAGCGGGACTGTCGGGCTGGTCGGTCAGCGCACAGGGACCGCTGCTGTCTACCGTGGACGACTCGCCCGAGGGTGGCGTCGGGGTCCTCACCGGGTTCGTCACCGGTGCCGCCGCCCGCGACTACGGCGCACTGCCGTTCGCCGAGCAGCGCGAAGCGGCACTCGCGCAGGCGCGGCTGCTCTTCCCGCGACTGCCCGAACCGATCGGGTTCTTCGTCACCGACTGGGTGAACGCCGAGTACAGCCGGGGCTGCTACGCGGCGCTGCTCGGCCCCGGTGATTGGACGCGCGTCGGTCCCGACCTGGCCCGCGCACACCAGCGGGTGCACTTCGCCGGCACGGAGACCAGCACCGAGTTCTTCGGCCTGATGGAGGGAGCGATCCGCTCCGGACATCGGGTCGTGTCGGAAATTCTCGCCCTCAACTGA
- a CDS encoding amino acid adenylation domain-containing protein — protein sequence MPRNDGLLTVADDLVALFRRSARRHPDRTAIVHNGQPMTYAELDAAVDRVADQLGPNPGVIGVWTSRSPDTIVHLLGVLAAGGTYCPIDRAYPAERRDALLLASGARTTLPTSTAVPTVAAAVGAAPDRVSDGEYPAYILFTSGSTGVPKPVLTPRRAITASASALAALFDLTPQDRVLQFASLNWDTCFEEILPSLISGATLVFNDEAYAGSFPRLLRMVAAESITMLDLPTAFWHELVHYLVEYETTLPDSVRLVIIGGEAVSAARLADWRSLDTAGIRLINTYGCTETTLVTHAADLHGPLAAGATSGPAPIGWALPHVREDISDEGELLIAGPSVAAGYLGLPTETAARFVTRDAGDGPEVYFRTGDRVSRRPDGALSHEGRLDNQIKVRGVRVDPGEVETYIAEHPGVAATVVVGVTVANHTTLTAYVVPKVRADPPTPVDPDLFGADVLAYLRSRVPRHLIPDRITVVADLVYTPSGKVDRAGTHQRHRSTRRPRS from the coding sequence ATGCCACGAAATGACGGGCTATTGACCGTCGCCGACGACCTCGTCGCGCTGTTCCGTCGGTCCGCGCGTCGCCATCCGGACCGCACGGCGATAGTGCACAACGGGCAGCCGATGACGTACGCCGAGCTCGACGCGGCCGTCGATCGTGTCGCCGATCAGCTCGGGCCGAACCCGGGGGTGATCGGAGTCTGGACCAGCCGCTCACCCGACACCATCGTTCACCTGCTCGGTGTACTGGCGGCGGGCGGCACCTACTGTCCGATCGACCGCGCATACCCAGCCGAACGCCGCGACGCGCTGCTGCTCGCCAGCGGCGCTCGTACCACGCTGCCGACCTCGACCGCCGTACCGACCGTGGCGGCCGCCGTCGGCGCCGCGCCGGACCGTGTCTCGGACGGCGAGTATCCCGCGTACATCCTGTTCACCTCGGGCTCCACCGGAGTTCCCAAGCCGGTGCTCACTCCTCGCCGGGCGATCACCGCCTCGGCGAGCGCACTGGCCGCGCTGTTCGACCTGACCCCGCAGGACCGAGTCCTCCAGTTCGCGTCGCTCAACTGGGACACCTGCTTCGAGGAAATCCTGCCGAGCCTGATCAGCGGCGCGACGCTGGTCTTCAACGACGAGGCGTACGCCGGATCCTTTCCCCGGCTGCTTCGCATGGTGGCCGCCGAGTCGATCACCATGCTCGACCTGCCGACCGCGTTCTGGCACGAGTTGGTGCACTACCTGGTCGAGTACGAGACGACGCTGCCGGACAGCGTACGGCTGGTGATCATCGGCGGAGAGGCCGTCAGCGCGGCCCGCCTCGCCGACTGGCGGTCGCTGGACACCGCTGGCATCCGGCTGATCAACACCTATGGCTGCACCGAGACCACGCTCGTCACCCACGCGGCCGACCTGCACGGACCACTCGCCGCCGGCGCCACCTCCGGGCCGGCTCCCATCGGCTGGGCGCTGCCGCACGTCCGCGAGGACATCAGCGACGAGGGCGAGTTGCTGATCGCGGGTCCGTCGGTCGCCGCCGGCTACCTCGGCCTGCCGACTGAGACGGCCGCCCGGTTCGTCACCCGGGACGCCGGCGACGGACCAGAGGTGTACTTCCGGACCGGTGACCGGGTCAGTCGCCGACCCGACGGGGCGCTGTCGCACGAGGGACGCCTCGACAACCAGATCAAGGTTCGGGGAGTACGCGTCGATCCCGGCGAGGTCGAGACGTACATCGCCGAACACCCGGGCGTCGCGGCCACCGTCGTCGTTGGTGTCACGGTCGCCAACCACACCACTCTGACCGCGTACGTGGTGCCGAAGGTCCGGGCCGACCCGCCGACACCGGTCGATCCAGACCTGTTCGGCGCGGACGTCCTCGCCTACCTGCGGAGCCGCGTACCCCGTCATCTCATTCCCGATCGGATCACGGTCGTGGCGGACCTGGTCTACACACCCAGCGGCAAGGTCGACCGCGCTGGAACCCACCAGCGTCATCGATCCACCCGCCGTCCAAGGAGCTGA
- a CDS encoding acyl carrier protein, producing the protein MSVAVVTEIFRRVLDTDDVGETSDFFALGGDSLLATRVLSAVAREYGVELSFEDFVDGPSPDLLFSTIVSVSQ; encoded by the coding sequence GTGAGCGTTGCCGTAGTGACCGAGATCTTCCGCCGAGTCCTGGATACCGATGACGTCGGCGAGACCTCCGACTTCTTCGCGTTGGGTGGCGATTCCCTGCTCGCCACCCGCGTATTGAGCGCGGTGGCCCGTGAGTACGGCGTCGAACTGTCCTTCGAGGACTTCGTCGACGGTCCCTCACCCGATCTGCTGTTCTCCACGATCGTGAGCGTCAGCCAATGA
- a CDS encoding FAD/NAD(P)-binding protein — translation MTESNATSLCIIGLGPRGLSVAERLVANAAISDRPLTIHLVDPYVRIGGRVWRVDQSELLLMNTVASQVTMFTDDSVRCDGPIVSGPSLYEWAQLVLLMDPGGEYPAHVLAEAGRLGPDSYPTRAFYGHYLRWVLDRVVSTAPATVSVHRHARTAVRLDDAADGTQSVTFDDGTQLTGLQSVVLTLGHVDMPVSAAERQLRAFTDRHDLTYLRTGNPAEADLSRIRPGQAVALRGMGLNFFDYLTLLTVGRGGRFVSDGGRLTYQASGAEPRIFAGSRRGVPYHARGENQKGAFGRHMPIFLTPEVIHGFRHRREAGQPVEFVADVWPLVDREVRAVYYHALIAGRADQATADAFLAEFGAQRTPPPGADDELLDRYGVAESDWWDWNRIARPYGDRRFTDQTDYQDWLLAHLRHDVEQARLGNVTGPLKAALDVLRDLRNEVRLVVDHSGITGSSYRDELQRWYTPLNAFVSIGPPATRIEEMIALIEAGVLTVMGPGLEVGPAELGATDIGPADDGLADVGGADDGAGRSGAALVVRSTAIPGSELTVTALIEARLPDVDVRTTDDPLLSSMLLRGQCRAYEIPDSSDGSYRTGALAVTRRPCRLVDRTGRVHPNRYALSIPTEIVHWATAAGIRPGVDSVILGDADAIARACLAVDARGVPAQRQPSTPAPGRVLAGPRGGA, via the coding sequence GTGACCGAAAGCAATGCCACCTCACTGTGCATCATCGGGTTGGGACCGCGCGGTCTGTCGGTGGCGGAACGGCTTGTCGCCAACGCCGCGATCAGCGACCGCCCGCTGACCATCCACCTGGTCGATCCGTACGTGCGGATCGGTGGCCGGGTGTGGCGGGTCGACCAGTCCGAGCTTCTACTCATGAACACGGTCGCCTCCCAGGTCACCATGTTCACCGACGACAGCGTGCGCTGCGACGGCCCGATCGTCAGCGGCCCCAGCCTGTACGAATGGGCGCAGCTGGTGCTGTTGATGGATCCGGGCGGTGAGTATCCCGCACACGTACTCGCCGAGGCCGGCCGGCTCGGCCCCGACTCCTACCCGACCCGGGCCTTCTACGGCCACTACCTGCGGTGGGTGCTCGACCGGGTGGTGAGCACCGCGCCGGCGACGGTGTCGGTGCACCGGCACGCCCGTACCGCCGTCCGGCTCGACGACGCGGCCGATGGTACGCAGAGCGTGACCTTCGACGACGGGACCCAGCTGACCGGGCTGCAGTCGGTGGTGCTGACTCTCGGCCACGTCGACATGCCGGTGAGCGCGGCCGAACGGCAGCTGCGGGCGTTCACCGACCGGCACGACCTCACGTACCTGCGTACCGGCAACCCGGCGGAGGCCGATCTCAGTCGGATCAGGCCGGGGCAGGCGGTCGCTCTGCGCGGCATGGGGCTGAACTTCTTCGATTACCTGACCTTGCTGACCGTCGGGCGGGGCGGGCGGTTCGTCTCCGACGGCGGCCGACTGACCTACCAGGCGTCCGGTGCGGAACCCCGGATCTTCGCCGGTTCCCGGCGGGGTGTGCCCTACCACGCCCGAGGCGAGAACCAGAAGGGAGCCTTCGGCCGGCACATGCCGATCTTCCTCACTCCCGAGGTGATCCACGGGTTTCGGCACCGTCGCGAGGCGGGCCAGCCGGTCGAGTTCGTCGCGGACGTGTGGCCACTGGTCGACCGCGAGGTCCGGGCCGTCTACTACCACGCGCTGATCGCCGGCCGAGCCGACCAGGCGACCGCCGACGCGTTTTTGGCCGAGTTCGGTGCGCAGCGGACGCCACCGCCCGGAGCCGACGACGAACTTCTGGACCGTTACGGCGTAGCGGAGTCCGACTGGTGGGACTGGAACCGGATCGCTCGACCTTACGGCGACCGGCGGTTCACCGACCAGACCGACTACCAGGACTGGCTGCTGGCTCACCTGCGGCACGATGTCGAACAGGCCCGGCTCGGCAACGTCACCGGACCGCTGAAGGCGGCCCTGGACGTGTTGCGTGACCTGCGCAACGAGGTCCGACTCGTCGTCGACCACTCCGGCATCACCGGGAGTTCCTACCGGGACGAGTTGCAGCGCTGGTACACCCCGTTGAACGCGTTCGTCTCCATCGGACCACCGGCCACCCGGATCGAGGAGATGATCGCCCTCATCGAGGCTGGGGTGCTCACCGTCATGGGGCCCGGGCTCGAAGTCGGTCCGGCCGAACTCGGCGCGACCGATATCGGTCCGGCCGACGACGGTCTGGCCGACGTCGGTGGGGCGGACGACGGCGCAGGCCGGAGCGGCGCGGCGTTGGTGGTCAGGTCGACGGCGATCCCCGGATCGGAGCTGACGGTGACCGCGTTGATCGAGGCACGGTTGCCCGACGTCGATGTACGGACCACCGACGATCCGTTGCTCAGCAGCATGCTGTTGCGCGGGCAGTGCCGGGCGTACGAGATTCCGGACAGCTCCGACGGCAGTTACCGGACCGGGGCGTTGGCGGTGACCCGGCGACCCTGCCGGCTGGTCGACCGTACCGGGCGGGTGCATCCGAACCGGTACGCGTTGAGTATCCCCACCGAGATCGTCCACTGGGCGACCGCGGCGGGCATCCGACCTGGTGTCGACTCGGTGATCCTCGGCGACGCCGACGCCATCGCCCGAGCCTGCCTGGCTGTCGACGCACGCGGCGTACCGGCCCAGCGGCAACCATCCACCCCGGCCCCGGGCCGGGTGCTGGCCGGTCCCAGAGGAGGGGCCTGA
- a CDS encoding class I adenylate-forming enzyme family protein: MSGNSPLAPMSVRREMMTDPTLGAGNFLQRALELNPNRDVPYAFTHSTDHRGNVVLRGHSLTDLAALRDRYASWYWANGVKPGDPVGILVAEGLEPLLHYFALTALGAIPVMINDAMPVKPAIRYLDHVGVVGAVADDPTRLVAGYRANQRRPRFVVPSSEIKAYDPDSGGLPQNYPYQHADDEVVALIHSSGTTGVPKSTMLAHKQFWDGKQPRMVRFPAEPYDKLMSLMPHTHAGGLSYFLTTTLIGVPTVVMGDWRRETVEPVMEAFQPTMVASFPRTYVQLATGELPVRGAAKVHSWFNTGDSAHYGHISRLVTLGERPAGLIKPWLLPSDAAAEEALPGSQFIDGLGSSEMGMALFGQVTTPESERNDRCVGKPTEVVRKATVLDEQGRELPVGEVGLLAVQTPSRTPGYWNDPALTRSFELEGYWLTGDVAYRDAEGNFYHLDRTVDVMDTASGPCYSLPMEEVLLADCGDLFYDCSVVGVPSRDNGAIVPVAVVRLQASAGDPTPEDLLELTNKALAQAGLRTLAALLVARSAADFPTGVTGKVLKRELRTRLATLLTDENRRSEYAA, encoded by the coding sequence ATGAGTGGCAACAGCCCTCTCGCGCCCATGTCGGTGCGGCGAGAGATGATGACCGACCCCACGTTGGGTGCCGGCAACTTCCTCCAACGCGCCTTGGAGCTCAACCCCAACCGGGACGTTCCCTACGCGTTCACCCACTCCACCGACCATCGCGGCAACGTCGTGCTCCGCGGCCACAGCCTCACCGATCTGGCCGCGCTGCGCGACCGGTACGCCAGCTGGTATTGGGCCAACGGCGTCAAGCCCGGCGACCCGGTGGGCATCCTGGTCGCCGAGGGCCTCGAACCGCTGCTGCACTACTTCGCGCTGACCGCTCTGGGCGCGATCCCCGTTATGATCAACGACGCGATGCCGGTCAAGCCCGCCATCCGCTACCTGGACCACGTCGGCGTGGTCGGCGCGGTGGCCGACGACCCGACCCGGCTCGTCGCCGGATACCGCGCCAACCAGCGCCGGCCGCGGTTCGTGGTCCCGTCCTCGGAGATCAAGGCCTACGACCCGGACAGCGGCGGGTTGCCGCAGAACTACCCGTACCAGCACGCCGACGACGAGGTCGTGGCACTGATCCACTCGTCCGGCACCACCGGCGTGCCGAAGTCCACCATGCTCGCCCACAAGCAGTTCTGGGACGGCAAGCAGCCACGCATGGTGCGGTTCCCGGCCGAGCCGTACGACAAGCTGATGTCGTTGATGCCGCACACCCACGCCGGTGGGCTCAGCTACTTCCTCACCACCACCCTGATCGGGGTGCCGACCGTCGTGATGGGTGACTGGCGCCGGGAGACCGTCGAGCCGGTCATGGAGGCCTTCCAGCCGACCATGGTGGCGTCCTTCCCCCGTACGTACGTGCAGCTGGCCACCGGGGAGCTGCCGGTGCGCGGCGCGGCGAAGGTGCACAGCTGGTTCAACACCGGCGACAGCGCCCACTACGGGCACATCAGCCGGCTCGTCACGCTCGGCGAACGGCCGGCCGGCCTGATCAAGCCGTGGCTGCTGCCGAGCGACGCCGCTGCCGAGGAAGCCCTGCCGGGGTCGCAGTTCATCGACGGACTGGGTTCGTCCGAGATGGGCATGGCGCTGTTCGGGCAGGTCACCACCCCCGAGTCCGAGCGTAACGACCGGTGCGTGGGCAAGCCGACCGAGGTCGTCCGGAAAGCCACCGTGCTGGACGAGCAAGGCCGGGAACTGCCGGTCGGCGAGGTCGGACTGCTCGCGGTGCAGACGCCGTCGCGTACCCCCGGCTACTGGAACGACCCCGCGCTGACCCGCAGCTTCGAACTCGAGGGCTACTGGCTGACCGGCGACGTCGCCTATCGCGACGCCGAGGGCAACTTCTACCACCTGGACCGCACGGTCGACGTGATGGACACCGCGTCCGGTCCGTGTTACAGCCTGCCGATGGAGGAGGTGCTGCTCGCCGACTGCGGCGACCTCTTCTACGACTGCTCGGTGGTCGGTGTGCCGTCGCGTGACAACGGCGCGATCGTACCGGTGGCGGTGGTCCGACTCCAGGCGTCCGCAGGCGACCCGACCCCCGAGGACCTGCTGGAACTCACCAACAAGGCGTTGGCGCAGGCCGGCCTGCGGACGCTCGCCGCGCTGCTGGTGGCCCGTTCCGCCGCGGACTTCCCGACCGGTGTGACCGGCAAGGTACTCAAGCGCGAACTGCGAACCAGGCTCGCGACGCTGCTCACCGACGAGAACCGGCGCTCCGAGTACGCCGCTTGA